The Xenopus tropicalis strain Nigerian chromosome 2, UCB_Xtro_10.0, whole genome shotgun sequence genome window below encodes:
- the LOC116408719 gene encoding olfactory receptor 51E1-like, producing the protein MSVQNGSHLPPSFILLGAPGLEELYGFISIPYFAMFATSIAGNGLVIVVILQDYLLHQPMYLFLSMLSFTDLLFSVSTCPTVMNIFWFNSRQIQSFMCLVQMFFVQALSVVSSGLLLAMAFDRFVAICHPLRYSSILSNSMVVKIGVASALRSIVIHIPLVYSLELLPYCKGNLLSHSYCLHQDVMKLACDGTNTFNIAYGLVIILSTVTLDAILIFISYILIMRAVFGLTSGVDRYKVFDTCISHLCAVFLFYVPVVALSFIHRFGTQLSPSFKIFMASVYILVPPMFNPIIYSIKSKQIRGSFDRLFRRHRVRATCT; encoded by the coding sequence ATGTCAGTGCAGAACGGCAGTCACTTGCCCCCCTCGTTCATCCTGCTCGGTGCCCCAGGATTGGAGGAGCTGTACGGCTTTATTTCCATCCCATACTTTGCCATGTTTGCCACATCCATTGCTGGGAATGGACTGGTCATCGTTGTGATACTGCAGGACTATCTGCTCCACCAGCCCATGTATCTGTTCCTCTCCATGTTGTCCTTCACTGATTTGCTCTTCTCCGTCTCCACCTGCCCCACGGTCATGAACATCTTCTGGTTCAACTCTAGGCAGATCCAGTCTTTCATGTGTTTGGTGCAGATGTTCTTCGTCCAAGCCCTCTCTGTGGTTTCCTCGGGACTGTTACTGGCCATGGCCTTCGATCGCTTCGTAGCCATCTGCCACCCACTGCGCTACTCGTCCATCCTCTCCAATTCCATGGTTGTTAAGATCGGTGTGGCCTCAGCCTTGAGGAGCATCGTCATCCACATCCCGTTGGTCTATAGCCTGGagctcttgccctactgtaaggGCAACCTGCTGTCCCATTCCTACTGCTTACACCAAGATGTCATGAAATTGGCCTGTGATGGCACCAACACCTTCAACATTGCGTATGGCTTGGTCATCATTTTGTCTACGGTGACGTTGGACGCCATCTTGATCTTCATCTCCTACATTCTGATCATGAGAGCAGTGTTTGGCTTGACCTCGGGGGTCGACCGCTACAAGGTCTTCGACACCTGCATCTCCCACCTCTGTGCCGTGTTTCTCTTCTACGTCCCCGTGGTCGCCTTGTCCTTTATTCACAGGTTTgggacacagctctctccttcttTCAAAATATTTATGGCCAGTGTTTATATTTTGGTCCCACCGATGTTCAACCCGATTATCTACAGCATCAAGAGCAAGCAGATCCGGGGAAGCTTCGACCGACTCTTCCGCCGCCACCGTGTCAGAGCGACGTGCACGTAA